A region from the Desulfitobacterium dehalogenans ATCC 51507 genome encodes:
- the nadA gene encoding quinolinate synthase NadA, translated as MFTTQQPLPEEYLNLSEEEMDRRIRKVKEELGSRLIILGHHYQRDEVVRYADYRGDSLRLSQLAAQADAEYIVFCGVHFMAETADILTVPEQKVILPDLEAGCPMADMADIEDVERCWEQISAQYNEEFVPVTYVNSSAEVKAFCGRHGGLTCTSSNAMKILKTLFSQGKHILFLPDEHLGRNSAMHLGLEDKDMFLWHREEWEMELPEAAPKIILWDGYCGVHQRFTPAHVDYVRSKYPGVTVIVHPECSHAVVEKADLDGSTDFIIRQITGAPEGSIWAVGTEINLVSRLAKENPDKKVFSLNENTCLCVMMSRISQPHLLWALENLQKGNVVNQITVKPEIAKDAIVALDRMLEMSK; from the coding sequence ATGTTCACCACGCAACAGCCTCTACCGGAAGAGTATCTTAACCTTAGCGAAGAAGAGATGGATCGGCGGATACGAAAGGTGAAAGAGGAGCTGGGTTCCCGGTTGATTATACTGGGCCATCATTATCAACGGGATGAGGTTGTCCGCTATGCTGATTACCGGGGGGATTCTCTGAGACTCTCTCAATTGGCGGCTCAAGCTGACGCGGAGTACATCGTCTTCTGTGGTGTCCACTTTATGGCGGAGACTGCTGACATCCTGACTGTTCCGGAGCAGAAGGTGATCTTGCCCGATCTGGAGGCAGGGTGCCCTATGGCTGATATGGCAGATATCGAAGATGTTGAACGGTGCTGGGAACAGATCAGTGCCCAGTATAATGAAGAGTTCGTTCCTGTAACATACGTCAATTCCTCGGCAGAGGTGAAAGCCTTTTGCGGACGCCATGGAGGTCTGACTTGTACTTCCTCCAATGCTATGAAGATCCTCAAAACATTGTTCAGTCAGGGGAAACATATCCTTTTCCTGCCGGATGAGCATCTTGGACGCAATTCAGCGATGCATCTGGGCCTAGAGGATAAGGACATGTTCTTATGGCATCGGGAGGAATGGGAGATGGAGCTGCCGGAGGCTGCACCGAAGATTATCCTTTGGGATGGCTATTGCGGTGTCCATCAGAGATTCACGCCTGCCCATGTGGATTATGTCCGGTCGAAATATCCTGGAGTTACGGTGATAGTTCACCCGGAATGCAGCCATGCAGTGGTTGAAAAGGCGGATCTGGACGGTTCTACAGATTTTATTATCCGTCAAATTACAGGCGCTCCGGAGGGGAGCATTTGGGCTGTGGGAACAGAGATCAATCTTGTAAGCCGGCTGGCCAAGGAGAACCCGGATAAAAAGGTATTTAGTCTCAATGAGAACACTTGTCTCTGTGTCATGATGAGCCGCATCAGTCAACCTCATCTTCTCTGGGCTTTGGAGAATCTGCAGAAAGGTAATGTAGTGAATCAAATTACTGTGAAACCTGAGATTGCCAAGGATGCCATTGTAGCATTGGATCGAATGCTGGAGATGAGCAAATAG
- a CDS encoding nitroreductase family protein, with protein MDVKTAMLERHSIRKFKPDPVPEEMLRELLEAARLAPSGTNQQPWRFIVVKNQEVKEKIQGAAFNNRFLSEAPVLLVCCADLSTYATNTRKRLQELVDAGVFREEDVSNYPNADKPMDAETLKGYKPHAMLNVAIAIEHIALRAVSLGLGTCWVQLMKAREISKILDLPENLIITALMPVGFPDQSPGMRPRLKLEEIIYKVIE; from the coding sequence ATGGATGTAAAAACCGCAATGCTGGAAAGGCACAGTATCCGCAAATTCAAGCCAGATCCTGTACCTGAGGAGATGCTGAGAGAATTGCTGGAGGCTGCCCGTTTGGCACCTTCGGGAACCAATCAACAGCCTTGGCGTTTTATCGTGGTTAAAAATCAGGAGGTTAAAGAAAAAATCCAGGGAGCTGCTTTCAATAATAGATTTCTGAGTGAAGCTCCTGTGCTTTTGGTGTGCTGTGCCGATCTCTCAACCTATGCCACCAACACTCGCAAGAGGCTTCAGGAATTAGTGGATGCCGGAGTATTTAGAGAAGAGGATGTAAGCAACTATCCCAATGCGGATAAGCCTATGGATGCTGAGACCTTAAAGGGGTATAAGCCTCATGCCATGCTGAATGTGGCCATTGCCATTGAGCATATTGCCCTGCGCGCTGTGTCTTTGGGCTTAGGTACCTGTTGGGTACAATTAATGAAGGCCAGAGAGATCAGCAAGATCCTGGACTTGCCGGAAAACCTCATCATTACAGCTCTGATGCCTGTGGGCTTTCCGGACCAAAGTCCCGGCATGCGGCCTCGCTTAAAGCTTGAGGAGATTATCTATAAGGTTATCGAATAG
- a CDS encoding glutamine synthetase III, which translates to MKIFGMNVFNDSVMRERLPKNMYKSLKNTIENGLPLEPSVAEVVASAMKDWAIEKGATHYTHWFQPLTGLTAEKHDSFIAPTSDGRVIMEFSGKELIKGEPDASSFPNGGIRSTFEARGYTAWDCTSPAFLREEGVNIVLCIPTAFCAYTGEALDNKTPLLRSMEALSKQAVRILRLFGDEETTRVSSTVGPEQEYFLIDNAYYEKRMDLVLTGRTLFGARPPKGQEMEDQYFGSINERVSAFMHEVNVEAWKLGIAAKTQHKEVAPGQYEIAPIFSVTNVATDHNQLIMDILKKVANRHGLVCLLHEKPFAGVNGSGKHNNWALGTNTGKNLLDPGRTPHENAQFLTFLCAVLKAVDEHADLLRASAANSGNDHRLGANEAPPAIISVFLGDQLSDILAQLQNGGLTRSKSESRMNIGVSTLPVLRKDSTDRNRTSPFAFTGNKFEFRMVPSSLSIAGPNIVLNSIVAEALCHMADRLEQAEDFNADLKKLLKEIAVKHSRIVFDGNNYSDEWVEEAERRRLPNICSTVDAIPAWITEKAVTLFVKHGVLSRTELHSRYEILLEQYNKIINIEAQTMLTMVKRQIMPAGLKMIQSLAAGISAVKAVSSAPVSVQEGLLNRVSSIVVAVDESLRALEGKAKEALAMDDVFAQGVFYRDEVFTAMNALRVAVDQLEELVDKEYWPLPSYADMLFKL; encoded by the coding sequence ATGAAGATCTTCGGAATGAATGTGTTTAATGACAGTGTGATGCGTGAAAGGCTTCCCAAAAACATGTATAAATCTTTAAAGAATACCATCGAAAATGGACTCCCTCTGGAACCCAGTGTGGCTGAAGTGGTGGCCAGTGCCATGAAGGATTGGGCTATTGAAAAGGGAGCCACCCATTATACTCATTGGTTCCAACCCTTAACAGGGTTAACTGCTGAGAAACATGACTCTTTTATAGCCCCAACCAGCGATGGTCGGGTGATTATGGAGTTTTCCGGCAAAGAACTCATTAAAGGTGAGCCGGATGCCTCTTCTTTTCCCAATGGGGGGATTCGTTCCACCTTTGAAGCCCGTGGTTATACAGCCTGGGATTGCACGTCACCGGCCTTTTTAAGGGAAGAAGGAGTCAATATCGTGCTGTGTATCCCTACCGCTTTCTGCGCTTATACCGGCGAAGCCTTAGATAATAAAACTCCCTTGCTCCGTTCTATGGAGGCATTATCCAAGCAAGCGGTGCGGATTCTCAGACTTTTTGGGGATGAGGAAACCACTCGTGTCTCCAGCACTGTAGGTCCGGAACAAGAGTACTTCCTTATCGACAATGCCTACTACGAAAAGAGAATGGACCTTGTCCTTACAGGCCGTACCCTCTTTGGAGCGAGGCCTCCCAAGGGTCAGGAAATGGAAGACCAGTATTTTGGCAGCATCAATGAGCGGGTATCGGCTTTTATGCATGAAGTGAATGTGGAAGCCTGGAAGCTGGGCATCGCTGCCAAGACTCAGCATAAAGAAGTGGCCCCCGGTCAGTATGAAATCGCGCCTATTTTCAGCGTGACCAATGTGGCTACGGATCATAATCAATTGATCATGGATATCCTGAAAAAAGTGGCCAACCGCCATGGTTTGGTCTGTCTCCTCCATGAAAAACCCTTCGCCGGTGTCAATGGCTCCGGCAAGCATAACAATTGGGCTTTAGGAACCAATACCGGAAAGAATCTCCTGGATCCCGGTCGCACACCCCATGAGAATGCTCAATTCCTTACCTTTCTTTGTGCGGTGTTGAAAGCTGTGGATGAGCACGCGGATTTGCTCCGGGCTTCCGCCGCTAACTCAGGCAACGATCATCGCCTGGGTGCTAATGAAGCCCCCCCCGCCATTATCTCTGTCTTCTTAGGAGATCAATTGAGCGATATTTTAGCTCAATTGCAAAATGGCGGCTTGACCCGCTCAAAATCTGAAAGCCGCATGAATATTGGGGTCTCCACTTTACCTGTTTTGAGGAAGGATTCCACCGACCGGAACCGGACTTCCCCCTTTGCCTTTACCGGCAATAAATTTGAATTCAGGATGGTTCCTTCCTCGCTTTCGATCGCCGGACCTAACATTGTTCTGAATTCTATTGTGGCGGAGGCCCTTTGTCACATGGCGGACCGGCTGGAGCAGGCGGAAGATTTTAACGCCGATTTGAAGAAGCTGCTTAAGGAGATTGCGGTGAAGCATTCCCGTATCGTCTTCGACGGCAATAACTATTCGGATGAATGGGTGGAAGAAGCAGAGCGCCGGAGATTACCCAATATCTGTTCCACTGTGGATGCAATCCCTGCCTGGATCACGGAAAAAGCAGTGACACTCTTTGTCAAACACGGTGTTCTCAGTAGAACAGAGCTCCATTCCCGTTATGAGATTCTCCTTGAGCAATACAATAAAATTATTAATATTGAAGCGCAAACCATGCTCACTATGGTCAAACGGCAGATTATGCCCGCCGGTTTGAAAATGATTCAAAGCCTGGCCGCCGGTATTTCGGCAGTGAAAGCGGTTTCCAGCGCTCCTGTCTCTGTTCAGGAAGGACTTTTGAACCGAGTCTCTTCAATAGTGGTGGCCGTGGATGAAAGCCTTCGGGCTCTGGAAGGGAAGGCCAAGGAAGCGCTGGCTATGGATGATGTCTTTGCGCAAGGCGTGTTTTATCGGGATGAAGTATTCACCGCTATGAATGCTCTCCGGGTGGCTGTGGATCAGCTGGAGGAACTGGTGGATAAGGAATACTGGCCTCTGCCCAGTTATGCGGACATGCTGTTTAAGCTGTAA
- a CDS encoding heavy metal translocating P-type ATPase has translation MPDRNRNQSEERVKFCIEGEFCANCSAKMERALSVTEGIGETTINYAMKTVFLPPGMVGQAQAIIEKIEPGVKLVAAKEKKSVNSPAKVQYRIEGEFCPNCSAKMEQALSATEGIGETTINYAMKTVFLPPAMMSKAQEIMERIEPGVKLVPMEKKAVKNNVHSEEEEAKETRQKLLKILVAGIFLAIGLIFGSRWHNTSLEVLEYLVFLLAYGLVGYEVLGKAFRNILRGSVFDENFLMSIATLGAIAIHELPEAVGVMLFYAVGEYFEDRAVNRSRRSIQAVLNIRPDYANLVNGLDVNKVDPEDVHIGQQILIRPGEKVPLDGEIVHGSSYVDTSALTGESVPRSVKVGDGVLAGMINTSGVITVRVTREFADSSVQKILDLVENASARKAKTEKFITTFARYYTPAVVVIALGIALIPPLFMGGDFREWLYRAMTILVISCPCALVISVPLGYFGGIGGASRHGILVKGANYLEALTSVKTVIFDKTGTLTQGVFEVNKIETSKHYTEEQLLEIAATAEVHSSHPIAKSIRDKWGKAIDSASITHYEEISGKGIRSEFKGKVVLAGKKDLLLQNSIEVPELKTKGVGTQVYIAVDGEYAGLLIISDRSKEGAKETVAQLNQAGIATVMLTGDQHNVAEAVAEQLGIQEYHGDLLPEDKVTWLENYQQKLKGKGKVVFVGDGINDAPVLIRADIGVAMGGLGSDAAIEAADVVLMEDRPDKLVSAMDIARFTKKVIWQNIGFALIIKLGFIVLGMLGVASMWEAVFADVGVALLAILNATRVRRYTRLEKAAALPSL, from the coding sequence ATGCCTGATAGAAATCGTAATCAATCAGAAGAACGGGTGAAATTTTGTATCGAAGGCGAATTCTGTGCCAATTGTTCGGCCAAAATGGAAAGGGCATTAAGCGTAACGGAAGGAATAGGGGAGACGACCATCAATTATGCCATGAAAACGGTTTTCTTACCCCCTGGGATGGTCGGCCAGGCCCAAGCTATCATTGAGAAAATCGAACCCGGAGTTAAACTTGTGGCAGCGAAGGAGAAAAAGTCGGTAAACTCTCCGGCAAAAGTTCAATATCGAATTGAAGGGGAGTTTTGCCCTAACTGCTCGGCTAAGATGGAGCAGGCGCTCAGTGCAACGGAGGGTATAGGTGAAACAACGATCAACTATGCCATGAAGACTGTTTTTCTGCCTCCTGCGATGATGAGCAAAGCGCAGGAAATCATGGAGAGAATAGAACCAGGGGTAAAGCTTGTGCCCATGGAGAAAAAAGCGGTAAAGAACAATGTTCATAGCGAGGAAGAGGAAGCAAAGGAAACAAGGCAAAAGCTATTGAAAATTCTAGTAGCCGGTATTTTCCTGGCCATCGGGCTGATTTTTGGCTCACGTTGGCATAATACCTCCCTGGAGGTTCTTGAATATCTTGTTTTTCTACTGGCTTATGGCTTGGTCGGGTATGAAGTTCTGGGAAAGGCCTTCCGGAATATTCTTCGTGGCTCAGTTTTCGATGAAAACTTTTTAATGAGTATAGCGACACTGGGGGCCATTGCTATTCATGAGCTTCCGGAAGCGGTAGGGGTTATGCTCTTCTACGCTGTGGGAGAATACTTTGAAGATCGGGCAGTCAACCGCTCCAGGCGTTCAATTCAAGCGGTGCTCAACATTCGCCCGGATTATGCGAATCTGGTGAATGGATTGGATGTTAACAAAGTTGATCCGGAAGATGTTCATATTGGACAACAGATTTTGATTCGCCCCGGAGAAAAGGTTCCCTTGGATGGTGAAATTGTTCATGGGTCTTCCTATGTGGATACATCGGCTTTGACGGGCGAATCCGTACCACGGTCAGTTAAAGTCGGGGATGGGGTTCTGGCGGGAATGATCAACACGTCGGGAGTGATTACCGTTCGTGTGACCCGGGAGTTTGCCGATTCTTCAGTTCAGAAGATCCTTGACCTGGTGGAGAATGCAAGTGCTCGGAAGGCTAAAACGGAAAAATTCATTACGACATTTGCCCGGTACTATACACCGGCCGTAGTGGTTATAGCTTTAGGGATTGCCTTGATACCCCCTCTCTTTATGGGAGGCGATTTTCGGGAATGGCTCTATCGGGCCATGACGATTCTCGTAATCTCCTGCCCCTGTGCCTTGGTGATTTCTGTACCTCTCGGTTATTTTGGCGGAATCGGCGGGGCTTCTCGTCATGGGATTCTGGTTAAAGGAGCGAATTATCTGGAAGCTCTGACCTCAGTAAAAACAGTGATATTCGATAAGACGGGAACTCTAACTCAAGGGGTATTTGAAGTAAACAAAATAGAAACAAGCAAGCATTATACTGAGGAACAACTGCTCGAAATTGCTGCCACTGCTGAAGTTCATTCCAGCCATCCCATTGCCAAATCCATTCGGGATAAATGGGGTAAAGCAATTGACTCCGCTTCGATCACTCATTACGAAGAAATCAGCGGCAAGGGAATTCGCTCAGAATTCAAAGGTAAAGTAGTATTAGCGGGTAAAAAAGATCTCCTGCTTCAGAACTCCATAGAAGTTCCCGAACTGAAAACGAAGGGCGTCGGCACTCAAGTCTATATTGCGGTGGATGGCGAATACGCAGGGCTTCTTATTATTTCCGACCGCTCAAAAGAAGGAGCCAAAGAAACAGTGGCTCAGTTAAATCAGGCGGGGATTGCCACAGTTATGCTCACTGGGGATCAGCACAACGTTGCCGAGGCTGTGGCTGAACAGTTAGGAATCCAGGAATATCATGGCGATTTGCTTCCTGAAGATAAAGTCACTTGGCTTGAGAATTACCAACAGAAGCTTAAGGGGAAAGGGAAGGTTGTATTTGTTGGGGACGGGATTAATGATGCACCGGTCTTAATCCGGGCTGATATTGGAGTAGCCATGGGCGGTTTGGGTTCCGACGCAGCTATCGAAGCGGCAGATGTCGTTCTGATGGAAGACCGTCCTGATAAATTGGTAAGTGCCATGGATATCGCACGGTTTACGAAAAAGGTGATCTGGCAGAACATTGGGTTCGCATTGATCATCAAACTTGGATTCATTGTGCTGGGCATGTTGGGCGTGGCAAGCATGTGGGAAGCTGTTTTCGCCGATGTTGGAGTGGCTTTGCTGGCGATTTTGAATGCAACCCGTGTCAGACGTTATACCCGCCTTGAGAAAGCCGCTGCTCTTCCGAGTCTTTGA
- a CDS encoding ArsR/SmtB family transcription factor: MTSNKRHENNENISCEVVCTHPDVIRAYAHQLLSLDRATKLADLFKTLGDPTRVRIMDALAKAEVCVCDLAELLGLSQSATSHQLRVLRSSNLVKYRREGKMVYYSLHDNHVQELYRQGLEHIDE, from the coding sequence ATGACTTCTAATAAGCGCCATGAAAACAATGAAAACATTTCATGTGAGGTGGTTTGTACCCACCCGGATGTGATTCGTGCTTATGCTCATCAGCTTCTGAGCCTGGATCGGGCGACTAAACTGGCGGATTTATTCAAGACTCTGGGAGATCCCACCCGGGTACGGATTATGGATGCGCTTGCGAAGGCCGAGGTTTGTGTCTGTGATCTCGCTGAACTCCTGGGTTTAAGCCAGTCTGCAACATCCCATCAGCTCAGAGTTTTGCGGAGCAGCAATCTTGTCAAGTACCGGCGGGAGGGGAAAATGGTCTATTATTCCCTTCATGATAATCATGTTCAGGAACTTTACCGCCAGGGCTTAGAGCATATTGATGAATGA
- a CDS encoding Crp/Fnr family transcriptional regulator, whose amino-acid sequence MSTLLNSFKYSPFLCYECPQLASLAHQHGEKVLYPKHHIILTPEMPVHSVYYIEQGRVRYVSISPQGDEHIWGILTEDSFFGLIPILLLDPSCGVFVITETPTTIYKIEKDCFLDILNTFPEFNLSIIKGLAHFGNELLNQIESLLFYNNRERLLELLLASIDKENPVDQNWYQLKIQYTQEDIGKIIGATRITVTRLISELCKEEVIRMVNHKIEIKYTDP is encoded by the coding sequence ATGTCCACTTTATTAAACTCATTTAAATATTCCCCGTTTTTATGTTATGAATGTCCCCAGCTCGCTTCTTTAGCCCACCAACATGGGGAAAAAGTACTCTATCCTAAACATCATATTATTTTGACACCCGAAATGCCTGTCCACTCTGTCTATTATATTGAACAGGGCCGAGTAAGATATGTATCCATCAGCCCCCAAGGGGATGAACACATTTGGGGAATTTTAACGGAAGACTCTTTCTTCGGGCTGATCCCGATCCTTTTACTCGATCCCTCCTGTGGGGTATTCGTGATTACAGAGACACCCACGACAATTTATAAAATAGAAAAGGATTGTTTTTTAGATATTTTAAATACCTTCCCGGAATTTAATTTATCCATCATCAAAGGACTAGCCCACTTTGGTAATGAATTATTAAATCAAATTGAGAGCTTATTGTTTTACAACAATAGGGAGCGGTTATTAGAACTTTTATTGGCTTCCATCGATAAGGAAAACCCTGTAGATCAGAATTGGTATCAGCTTAAAATTCAATACACTCAGGAAGATATCGGTAAAATCATCGGTGCAACCAGAATTACGGTGACAAGACTGATTTCCGAACTCTGTAAAGAAGAAGTCATCAGGATGGTTAATCATAAGATCGAAATCAAATATACCGACCCATAA
- a CDS encoding reductive dehalogenase, producing the protein MDSNQEPKPALKTSRRTFLKAGAALVAAAGTSAVFSPNIVLGADSTNSKILSKAHVTGASIKKIGYQDGWLGTSKLVAPVQRTMEKDHGFNRAIRGLLGEDAESQVMNFIGKHPLGSAFEFMSMYLGVPEAVDGEPSPEKLALPDIEKLTQHIKDVCYYAGADEVGVGKLFPWMMYSEQAPVPTGTDWEQYKIELATKPGTPVHSEKYQYCIGVLVDQGLETLLGTTGYDGISGSMSMMAYSRSAFVADILARYIRNLGYNARSNHNGNYAMPLPPALISCGLGEMSRTGDCIIHPRLGFRHKAAVVVTDLPLVPDGPIDFGLREFCSNCRKCAENCPGEAIGSDKDQIAFKDQYMRWAADSDKCTIFRTTNREGSSCGRCLKVCPWNNKEESWVHSAGVYAASKAGFAGSLLRDIDDMFGYGTEIVEKNRWWLEWPEYYTDWTKAPWLRG; encoded by the coding sequence ATGGATTCGAATCAGGAACCTAAACCAGCTTTAAAAACAAGCCGGCGCACTTTTTTGAAAGCCGGAGCCGCTTTAGTCGCCGCTGCAGGGACATCAGCGGTATTTAGCCCCAACATAGTTCTGGGAGCAGATTCAACAAATAGCAAAATTTTAAGCAAGGCCCATGTAACCGGGGCCTCCATTAAAAAAATAGGGTATCAGGATGGCTGGTTGGGTACATCTAAACTTGTTGCTCCAGTGCAAAGAACCATGGAAAAGGATCATGGGTTTAACAGAGCGATCAGAGGTCTGCTTGGCGAGGATGCGGAGAGTCAGGTCATGAACTTTATCGGCAAGCACCCCTTAGGCAGTGCTTTTGAGTTTATGTCCATGTATTTAGGGGTACCGGAGGCGGTGGACGGTGAACCCAGCCCGGAAAAATTAGCGTTGCCTGATATTGAAAAGTTAACTCAGCATATCAAGGATGTTTGCTACTATGCCGGAGCCGATGAAGTCGGGGTAGGTAAACTTTTCCCCTGGATGATGTATTCCGAGCAGGCTCCTGTGCCCACGGGGACAGATTGGGAACAGTATAAAATTGAGCTGGCTACAAAGCCGGGTACTCCTGTCCATTCGGAAAAGTACCAATATTGCATTGGGGTACTGGTAGACCAAGGGCTGGAAACCCTTTTAGGAACTACAGGTTATGATGGAATCAGTGGTTCTATGAGTATGATGGCTTATTCCAGATCAGCCTTTGTGGCGGATATTTTAGCACGCTACATCCGGAATCTGGGTTACAATGCCCGGTCAAACCATAATGGGAACTACGCCATGCCCCTTCCTCCAGCATTGATTTCCTGCGGATTGGGGGAAATGAGCAGAACGGGAGATTGCATTATACACCCGCGGTTAGGGTTCCGGCATAAGGCTGCTGTTGTGGTGACAGATTTGCCTCTGGTCCCGGATGGACCTATTGATTTTGGCTTAAGGGAGTTTTGTTCCAATTGCAGAAAATGTGCTGAAAACTGCCCGGGTGAGGCCATCGGAAGTGATAAAGATCAAATTGCCTTTAAGGATCAATATATGAGATGGGCGGCTGATTCGGATAAATGCACTATTTTCCGGACGACAAACCGGGAAGGTTCCTCCTGCGGCCGCTGCCTGAAGGTATGTCCCTGGAATAATAAAGAGGAGTCATGGGTGCACAGTGCGGGAGTGTATGCTGCTTCGAAAGCCGGGTTTGCAGGCAGTTTACTCCGGGACATTGATGATATGTTTGGTTATGGTACGGAGATAGTGGAGAAGAATCGTTGGTGGTTGGAATGGCCCGAATATTATACGGATTGGACAAAAGCGCCTTGGTTAAGGGGATAG
- a CDS encoding LysR family transcriptional regulator: MRIEQLYYLVEVSKNKSLTVAAGQIHVSQQNLSVAIRNLEKEFGVELLVRSYKGVALTKEGEEFVNKAQEILTKIDELYSQFSREPLAKKVLKGKLRIDVVPYMTLPDILVSFYKLHPQVNVVLKEHSPQEIMSNVAEGISDIGIIFRTSEDPGFSETIHDLSLGYENIFDDKIFVCAGKKSPLKNKRMISHTELFKQKLIVSEDLYGWILEIIKRYQDPAHMQIQKSNSMQIYKKVIEEGLAVGFVTGIGLEKELIFKKGEVVPIAIEKHNNITIGVVYPMANFQTEISKEFIDYLKLTTQDYRC, encoded by the coding sequence ATGCGTATCGAGCAGCTATATTATCTTGTTGAAGTGAGCAAAAATAAGTCCTTAACTGTTGCGGCTGGGCAAATTCATGTGTCACAACAGAATCTTAGTGTCGCCATTCGTAATTTGGAAAAGGAGTTCGGCGTCGAGCTTTTAGTGCGTTCTTATAAGGGGGTAGCCCTTACGAAGGAAGGGGAGGAATTTGTCAATAAAGCACAGGAGATCTTAACCAAGATTGACGAACTCTATTCCCAATTTAGCCGGGAACCACTCGCTAAAAAGGTCCTAAAAGGCAAGCTGCGCATTGATGTGGTTCCTTACATGACCCTGCCGGATATCCTGGTTTCCTTTTATAAGCTGCATCCCCAGGTCAATGTGGTTTTAAAGGAGCACAGCCCCCAAGAAATTATGAGTAATGTAGCCGAGGGGATAAGCGATATTGGTATTATCTTTCGGACAAGTGAGGATCCGGGATTTTCTGAGACCATCCATGATCTGAGTTTGGGCTACGAAAACATATTTGACGATAAGATTTTTGTGTGTGCCGGGAAAAAGTCCCCCCTTAAAAACAAGCGTATGATCTCCCATACTGAACTCTTTAAGCAAAAACTGATCGTTTCCGAGGATCTTTATGGATGGATTCTGGAGATTATCAAGCGATATCAGGACCCTGCTCATATGCAAATCCAAAAATCAAACAGTATGCAGATTTATAAAAAGGTGATTGAAGAGGGTCTGGCGGTGGGGTTTGTCACTGGAATTGGTTTGGAAAAGGAGCTTATCTTCAAGAAAGGGGAAGTGGTCCCCATAGCTATCGAAAAGCACAATAATATCACCATTGGGGTGGTGTATCCCATGGCTAATTTCCAAACCGAAATCAGTAAGGAATTTATTGACTATCTTAAATTAACCACTCAGGATTACCGTTGCTGA
- a CDS encoding 3-hydroxyacyl-CoA dehydrogenase family protein: MNVVVIGSGVMGPGIAQVFLMGGHHVIMSDIKVEALAEGTKEIRNSLTLMVSKGITDQDVITLMSNFQTMTSLEEAVKDADLVIEAIPEVISIKQKVYEDLDRFCPKETVIVSNTSALPLPEIFPHFRPGNFFVAHFMNPPQIIPLVEIVKNDKTNPEKVAWLREELEKCGKKPIVINQFIKGFLTNRMQTAMAREALYLYEKGIVSLEDLDTANTACIGFKSAWQGTFETMDYIGLDTCAFAYNVIFPDLCNDTAVPAVITQKVKEGKLGLKSGEGFFSYPEDSEEVSMQRQAGLLEQLKLFNSYINK; encoded by the coding sequence ATGAACGTGGTTGTTATTGGTTCAGGTGTCATGGGACCTGGCATCGCCCAGGTATTCCTCATGGGCGGACATCATGTAATTATGTCAGACATTAAAGTGGAAGCCTTAGCGGAAGGAACCAAGGAAATCCGCAATAGTCTTACCTTAATGGTATCTAAGGGTATCACAGATCAGGATGTCATAACCCTTATGAGCAATTTCCAAACCATGACCAGCTTAGAAGAAGCAGTAAAAGATGCGGATCTGGTGATAGAAGCTATTCCTGAAGTGATCAGCATAAAGCAAAAGGTTTATGAAGATCTGGACCGGTTCTGTCCCAAAGAGACCGTCATTGTCAGCAATACCTCTGCATTACCATTGCCCGAGATATTCCCTCATTTTCGCCCGGGAAACTTCTTCGTGGCTCACTTTATGAATCCACCCCAAATCATCCCTTTAGTCGAAATCGTCAAAAATGACAAAACCAATCCCGAAAAAGTTGCCTGGCTCAGAGAAGAATTGGAGAAATGCGGGAAAAAGCCCATTGTCATTAACCAATTTATCAAAGGTTTTCTCACCAATCGCATGCAGACCGCCATGGCCCGGGAAGCCTTGTACCTCTATGAAAAAGGAATTGTTTCTCTTGAGGATCTGGATACCGCCAATACAGCTTGCATCGGCTTTAAATCAGCATGGCAAGGAACCTTTGAAACCATGGATTACATCGGTTTGGACACCTGCGCCTTTGCCTATAATGTCATTTTCCCTGATCTTTGCAATGACACGGCAGTTCCCGCTGTGATCACCCAAAAAGTTAAGGAAGGAAAATTGGGCTTAAAATCAGGAGAAGGTTTCTTTAGCTATCCGGAGGATTCCGAAGAGGTTTCCATGCAGAGGCAGGCAGGCCTCTTGGAGCAACTTAAACTTTTCAATTCTTACATTAATAAATAA